tcaagAGAAGTagtcaaaatgacttcaaaaagacacataatgaccacaaaaagacaaaaaagtgaccacaatgagacacaaaaggacaaatttcatgtgaCCAGCAAATGTAAAGGGTTGCACAATGAAGCAGGcaaactgtctgtgtgtgtttgtgtctcacttcctgtttctggaGAACAGCTCATGTTAGACTCTGGGTGGTctgaacaaaagacacaaacggagacacaaaaagaccacaatgACTTCCAGAAGTAttccaaagagacaaaactacaactgtcatgtgatcagtaaaatgtaaattgttgtattttgaaATAGGAGAAGGatctactgtgtgtgtttgtgttttcaagtgAAGTTTCACTTTCCAAAGAACAGCTAAAGTTCCCATATTGGAATTGGGCGGGAGAAAAAAGGCGCCATTCCTCTCTGAAGCAGCAGACAGTCAGCACGTGTTCCTCACAACATTCTCATCTGAAGATGCCGATGCAGGAACGGAAAAACAAGAGAGGACATGTTGAATATTTTGTCAGCGGTCGACACTTAAACCTGGATGATTTGAAACATGAAGCTCAAAATGTGAGAAACAAGTACCTTCCCATCGAAAACATCCCGGATTACCCCCAACCGGAGTTCCATGTGGCTCATCTGAAACACGAAACAGACGAAGAGGGGCTAAATGGCATCAAGAAGGATGAGGGCTTCAAGTTTCCTCACTCAGACTCTGATAATCCACACAAGTTCTTCCTGCAGTGGTGGAGTCTGGCTGTCAGTCCTGAGGAGGTGAATTCAGCTGAGACGAGgttcctgcagcagaaattctCCAGCCTTACAGAGGATCAGGCCGCCATACATTCCAGCTTCTTCTTTAAGTTTACCACCTCTCCAGCCTTCTCAGAGTGCTCCAGGCTGGGCTCGTACCGCTTCACCTGCCCCCTGGAGGAAGTCCTGGATGCCTACCGCCAGCAGGTAGGAACTCTGAAGagaatatctaaaaataaatgtttttgtgttgttggatGTGATAGATATAAACATCATCTGTTGCTCATTAACTAATTATGTCTGtagtacagaaaaaaatgaaactcttGGTTGacaacaaaatgatacaaaatgaccaacaagagctgcaacaaacagacaaaataacagCAAGATTCACAATTTCCACAAGGAGGTGAaggaacaaccacaaagacttAAGAAAAAGGCAACATGACATCCAAGAGACACAGTGTGGcatcaaagaaacacaaaaaaaacacaaaatgagcagaaagaggcaaaaaatacatccacaaagagacaccaaaaaaacacagagagatgctaaagaatcacaaaaacacaaaacaagacacaaaataacaacaaagagacacaaagtaacaacagagacacaaagtagcaacagagacacaaagtagcaacagagagccacaaaggaacaacagagacacaaagtagcaacagagacacaaagtagcaacagagagccacaaaggaacaacagagacacaaagtagcaacagagacacaaagtagcaacagagagccacaaaggaacaacagagacacaaagtagcaacagagagccacaaaggaacaacagagacacaaagtagcaacagagacacaaagtagcaacagagagccacaaaggaacaacagagacacaaagtagcaacagagacacaaagtagcaacagagagccacaaagtagcaacagagacacaaagtagcaacagagacacaaagtaacaaaagagacacaaagtagcaacagagacacaaagtagcaacagagacacaaagtagcaacagagaTACAAAGTAGCAGGAgagccacaaagaaacaacagagacacaaagtagcaacagagacacaaagtagcaacagagacacaaagtagcaacagagagccacaaagtagcaacagagacacaaagtagcaacagagagccacaaagtagcaacagagacacaaagtagcaacagagacacaaagtaacaaaagagacacaaagtagcaacagagacacaaagtagcaacagagacacaaagtaacaaaagagacacaaagtagcaacagagacacaaagtagcaacagagacacaaagtagcaacagagaTACAAAGTAGCAGGAgagccacaaagaaacaacagagacacaaagtagcaacagagacacaaagtagcaacagagacacaaagtagcaacagagacacaaagtagcaacagagagccacaaagtagcaacagagacacaaagtagcaacagagagccacaaagtagcaacagagacacaaagtagcaacagagacacaaagtaacaaaagagacacaaagtagcaacagagacacaaagtagcaacagagacacaaagtagcaacagagccacaaagtagcaacagagagccacaaagtagcaacagagacacaaagtagcaacagagacacaaagtagcaacagagacacaaagtagcaacagagagccacaaaggaacaacagagacacaaagtagcaacagagatacaaagtagcaacagagacacaaagtaacaaaagagacacaaagtagcaacagagagccacaaaggaacaacagagacacaaagtagcaacagagacacaaagtagcaacagagacacaaagtagcaacagagacacaaagtagcgacagagacacaaagtaacaaaagagacacaaagtagcaacagagacacaaagtaacaaaagagacacaaagtagcaacagagacacaaagtaacaacagagagccacaaagtagcaacagagacacaaagtagcaacagagacacaaagtaacaacagagacacaaagtagcaacagagacacaaagtaacaacagagagccacaaagtagcaacagaaacacaaagtaacaacaGAGAGCGacaaagtagcaacagagacacaaagtagcaacagagagccacaaagtagcaacagagacacaaagtagcaacagagacacaaagtaacaacagagagccacaaagtagcaacagagacacaaagtaacaaaagagacacaaagtagcaacagagacacaaagtaacaaaagagacacaaagtagcaacagagacacaaagtaacaaaagagacacaaagtagcaacagagacacaaagtagcaacagagacacaaagtaacaacagagacacaaagtaacaaaagagacacaaagtagcaacagagacacaaagtaacaacagagacacaaagtagcaacagagacacaaagtagcaacagagacacaaagtagcaacagagacacaaagtagcaacagagagcgacaaagtagcaacagagacacaaagtagcaacagGGAGCCACAAAggaacaacagagacacaaagtagcaacaCAGAGCGacaaagtagcaacagagacacaaagtaacaaCAGAGATacaaagtagcaacagagacacaaagtagcaacagagacacaaagtaacaacagagacacaaagtagcaacagagagccacaaagtaacaacagagacacaaagtagcaacagagacacaaagtaacaaaagagacacaaagtagcaacagagacacaaagtagcaacagagagcgacaaagtagcaacagagacacaaagtagcaacagGGAGccacaaagtagcaacagagacacaaagtagcaacagagacacaaagtagcaacagagacacaaagtagcaacagagacacaaagtaacaacagagacacaaagtagcaacagagagccacaaagtaacaacagagacacaaagtagcaacagagacacaaagtaacaaaagagacacaaagtagcaacagagacacaaagtagcaacagagagcgacaaagtagcaacagagacacaaagtagcaacagGGAGCCACAAAGGAACAACAGAGATACAAAGTAACAACAGAGAGccacaaagtagcaacagagacacaaagtaacaacagagacacaaagtagcaacagagagcgacaaagtagcaacagagacacaaagtagcaacagGGAGCCACAAAGGAACAACAGAGATACAAAGTAACAACAGAGAGccacaaagtagcaacagagacacaaagtagcaacaCAGAGCGacaaagtagcaacagagacacaaagtagcaacagagacacGAAGTAGCAACAGAGATACAAagtaacaacagagacacaaagtagcaacagagacacaaagaagcAACAGAGACACTAAgtaacaaaagagacacaaagtagcgacagagacacaaagtagcaacagagaTACAAAGTAACAACAGActcaaaataattacaaaaacacacaaaatgttatTTGTCCTGTGATGAGTAATACCTCACTCAGTGGTAATAATCTGTGTTGTTGGTACACTTACAGGGCGTCTGATTAACGTTCCCTTCTTGCACAGTGAGGTCTGAGTCCTCCAGTAAaatctctgttgtgttttcagttttgctctGGGGATCAGCCGGTCATGAGGCTGTACGAAACTGTCCTGCACCCAAAGGAAGTGCAGCATACTGTGTTGGTCCACAGTCCAGCCAATCAGGAGGACTTCTCCGAGTATCCTCTGCTGACTGACGACCCGAACGCCATCTGTGTTTACAAAGATGGCCGCTTCATCTGGAGGCCATACGCCATCTGTAGTGAACACAGGTAAGGTTACAGTTAAATGGAACAGGCTCAATTGAAAGAACCAGAACACACAGATTTAAAGTCTTCTTTGAGCTGATCACCattgtgtttgttgcttttcatttttccatCAGGCACAAGCTGATCTGCAAATCTAAGACAAAGGAGATGGACGTTCAGCAGCTTACTTGGAAAGACAAAGTGTATTATATTTGGGATAATGTCGCCATCGCCCTGCATGTGGGCGAACAGGTATCTTCACTGCTTATTCTAATGTTGAAGAAGGAAATTGATGCACCGTTACCTTCAATATCGTATCATTAGATGCATTCAGTGAATTCAGGATTTTACTGTTGCAGCTGGTCATTTCTAGCAAATATTCGTAGCATGAATCATCTCGTTAGTTGACGTTTTGATTTGTAAATTtctgaaaacactgaataatcTTTGTGAGTCCAACACCTGGACCAAACCAAATGCTCCACTGTGAAAATCTTAACTTTCAAAATATGAATCATGAATGGTTCTTTTTCTTCGTATTACGTTTTTTGTTCATCGGCTCTTCATTTCAGCTTTACTCGTACTCACAATTTCAATTAGTCGTATTTTATAAACAcgaaaaatgtctttttgttctgctgtttttctgtctcaggTGCTGAGGTTTGATACCGACCAACTGAGAAAGAACCTCAAATTCTGTGACAAAAATTATCCAGCAATTGTACCAACAGGGAGATTCAATAATTTCGAGGAGGCTAAAATAGCGGTTGGACGTTTGTGGCCTGACTGTGACTTCCCATTGGAAAAGGAGAGTTCACTGGAGCAGCGATTCACTGGTATTACAGCTGAACTGACTTCACAATCACCAGCTTGTCTTGAAAACATGAACCTGTCCGGTCTGTTGAAACCTCTTTCTttactggaaaacacaaaaagctctCAAGCAAAGAAAGAAGCTGCAATGTTGGCATCGTGAAATGGTTTATATGGAAACATTTCACAAGTTTTAACAGTTAATTTGttgatgaaataataaaaacaggaaaaaaactgtGGCCAGGATACAGTATCATCCATGAATTCCTGGTTATGGAAAACTACGCAGcgtttttaagttttatttcaatGATCAGCATGTTTCTACAGCGAgttaccatgacaacagagACGTCAACAAGCTAACAGCTAATTTACTACAACGAGCTAATCTGAAACACTGTCAGATTATATCTACTGTTTGTCAACTACTTTGATATCAttacattatttacagtctGTTGGGACATCTTTGATCCCATTGTCATTTTcgacacatttttagtcatgaCAACATTTAAGTCAATTTGAAAATACCGTTTGACTCATTTGatcaagttattttggacagaatgtttgagtcactttggacaaatgtTGAGTCGTTTTAGAcaaatgttgagtcattttggacaagtgtTCATTCATGTTGTACGAGGTTTTAGTTACGCTGAACAAGCTTCATGTCATTTGGGGAGAACAAATTGGTcatttttagacacattttaaataattttatacACTTGTTATTCATTCTGGACATTTTGGAGCTTTCCATCAAGAAACAATAGAAACATTAACAGGAAATAAAGCTGGTGGAACTAAAATTAAATGATCTTTTAAGATTTCTAACAGcagatttgatgtttttgtctccgTGCTCCAGTGCAAAACCTCCGACTGGTTCTTGTTGGGAGGTCTGGATCAAGGAAGAGCTCCAGTGGAAACATCATACTGGGAAGAGATGCCTTCAGCGCAGGTAACACTGGAGATTTACACCATCTGGAGCCACCTTTTCTTCTAGTAACACCTAGGTGTGCTTGGAACAATGGTGTTGATTCCATATTTCGTAGAGATTAAacttttaagttttattttttgacattataGAAGAAGTTTCTGGGTTCTCTGTTCGTCTTCATGGtcattctgtttccatagaggtgcaggacagAACAAACTCATTCAACTGCCCAGAATTCAGAGAGTTAAAGAAGATTTAAACTTTCTTCTCCTCAGGGAACGCTCAGTGCTGTCTGCAGACGGAGAAGGTGTTCAGCTGGGAGCTGACTGTCGTCGACACTCCTGGACTCTCAGAAACGCCCGATACGCAGACGGAGATCTTAAAATGCATCGACATGTCGGCCCCGGGGCCCCACGCCATCCTGCTGGTCATCAAGGTGGAGACCCTCGACAATGAAGGAGAAGACATCGTGAGGCAGATGGAGAAGATCTTTGGAGAGAACGTCTGGAGGCACACCTTCGTAGTCCTCACCTTCGAGGACGGGGCGGAGAGAGACGGCAATATTCTGAATGAAACCAAAACCAAAGTGGGGAAGATTCTGGACTGGGAAGTAGGTGAGAGATACTACGTCCtcaacaacaagcagcaggtcTGGGATCTGCTGGATGAGTTGGCCACGATGGTCTttgaaaacagagagaaattCTACTCTGTCCAGAACCGAGTCAGCAAGAGAAAGATCACCGATGTTGATGGTGCAATTACAGATTGACGGAAAATCTGATTTTATGCACTGATTTATTCCACAGATGTGTAAAATATCCTACatcttttttattcatttttaaaattagatgctttattgcattttttctttctttcaaaagaaaagcagaatgaCACACTACAAAATCAAAACTTAGCAAATCACGAAGTAACTTTCCACTAAAGTGATGCTTAAAGTTTCCATCTGGCATTAACAGACTGAGGAGCTCTAAGGAACCAAACACCTTCACTGCCACTGAGGAACCAGTCTAGGTGAAGGTGTTTTAAATACTAGACGATCGATTAGCTTCTCTGCTATCTGTAGTTCTGAAAGTGAGAAGAACGTAATTCTGCAAATTCTTTACTTATTCTATTTAGTTCctagaatgttcttcttaaaagTCGGATGGCTGaagatgttctaaaaatgtttgataATGTTGTTGGAGCGTTACACCCCGACGTTCTCAAAGCAGACTCTTCCACTGAGAACATTCTTCCTTTGTTGTCGTGGAACATTGTGGGAACGTTTAATACATCCTATAATGCGTTTCCTCAACAGATCATTGGAGCCAGAATGTAGAAGGTCAAACATGACATTTCAGGTACGTTTTATTAAAGTGATCTGAGTTCTAAAGAAGGAAATGACCGAGGTACGTATACGTAGCTAATTTATTGTGAGAAATCTGTGTTTCTTTCTACTGTAGGtcagagtgtttttttaaagtgtttatttttttttcttgtcagtgTGAATCTTTATCCTCTTTAACTTCATTTCAATTTATTCCTTCATTTGGAAATATTTGATTTACTATCTTGGTATTTGGTCTTTTGTCCACTTTGCAGGTCGACATGAACACTACATTAAGCTAAATTATATTATGAAATAAGGATAGATCGTAATTTATATGTCAGTGTCTATGAGAAAATAAAGATATCCACTTCTGTTGTTgatctgtttctttctcttaaaaaaaaaaaatctaaaacatagaATAGACAAAACTTTACAACTGCTGTGGAATTTCTTGTCACATACTGAAAGTGGGTCGAAGggtgatttaaaaataaaaaatctcagGAAGCACAGCACTTCTGGACATCCATGGGAGGAGTTATAGtttaaaaagaaagttaaatttcaataaattatttaacatttacaccTAATCTGTGCAGCCGACACATTCCAGAGCAACAAACAAAGAATCCAGAGATCCTTTCCCAAAGCTGTATATTTAGTAAAAACACCACTGAAGAAGACCGCTAACCCAAAACTCACCTCCAAATGGAACATCTGCTCATCAGATGTTTACTACCAAAGGACCACTAACTGCTCTCTTGGAGACAACAGGACATCTCCTACCTCCACTAGAATCTGATACAGGCCATAAAGTGCcaactgtgaggaaaaccacacctcagcagcagactgccATTCTGATCTACTGATCTCCCAACCTAACACACAGAAGTTGGTACGCAGGAATGAACTGAACAGTTTTCAAATCAGGATATTAAGAAAATGCAGCATCACCGGAGTGATGATCTGGACTCAGAATCTGATACCAGGTTGATCAGAACCAGTACGGAACAAGAACATATCAAATCTGAAGTATTTGTAGAGAAAAACACCTGAGACCAACACCTCCCTTCTCTCTATCTCAGGAACCATATGAGATAAACATATTATTATTTGGGATCATTCTAATCACTTATTTAGATCTGTCATCATCATAAATATTTAACAACTGGATTTGTACgtttaaaaaatgaactaaGAGGAAGTTCAAAACAGATTTGGTGTCTGCCCTCTCCTGGACAGTGAAGCTAAACGCTACCTCTTTGGGAGAAACACATCCATGACTGGTCAGATGCTGATTTCAATTTGGCTCCaaaactttccaaaaaaaaaaaaagaaagtcgcTGGAATGCAACAAACAAGGACAAATGACAAGGCTAACTCAGAGAAGACAAAAGGCTTTTTGAAACTGGCTCTGTCATGAAAATTTGACTTAAAACTGGGTTCTTGGATGACGACTTAAAGAAACGAATAACTTTAAACTATGgctttgttttcctgttttactTAAGATTTCACTTCCTACGCAAGCATTAATAAAACAACagcatgaatattttctgtacaACTATGAGCTTTGACTCGTGCCATTTCTACTGCAGCTCATTTTTGCAACACAAACCAAAGTTCCTCGTTGTCTCTGTGTTGCTGAACCGACTCATCCAGCATCCAAGCATCACTTTCCTTCTGCTAAACTTATTCTTCATCCTACTAGACTTATTCTTCATCCTACTCCTGTTCTTATACATGGGATGTGTGTATTCTGTGCTTTATAAATTGTATCCATTGGTTGATTTTTCATGCATTACcatggaaaagaataaatgaaatgaaatgaaaaaaaaaacgggtGAATTTATAAATTACATCCGGTTTTCCAACTTCAAACTAATTCTAAATTCATCAGCTTTCTGCCAGCTGCTTCCAATGACGATCACAGTTCATTTAATTAGTTAGTATATCTGCATTTAtctattcatttattcactgtctgACTGTCTTAACGAGTGCAATTTAACTACAAAGTGTAgtatttcttaaatgtttacatACTGATTGTACACTGATAATTGTGAAGCCTTAAAGTGTTACCAAAAGCATCATTAATTCTCAAAAAGccacatttttgttatttttctagatttttcttttcataaatatcccaaataaaagtaaaagccCCTCATACTGTCGGTTTGGGCAGAAAAAGAGACGAAGTGAAGAAGGCAGAAATATTTGATGTGAATAAAGAGTCCTCTGTGTGGCTGCGACGTCTCCACACAGCCAACTACAGTGTGAGTTTGtgttaaaaaacagacaaagtctTTTTGTCCTCAGTGTTTCCTTCAGTGTAAACTCACTGTGTTCATCCTCGTCTGCGTTGCTCAACATGTTTCCCTTCACCTTCATCAGATGAAAGAAGAACTGCACATTTTTCTGACTTTAATCATTAAAAACCCTCTGAAAGCTTTTAGATTTCAGATGAAGGTGGACTTATAACTGAGCAACGGGCCCAAAACGttagactttttaaaataatactttCCTGCTATTATACAAAATATCATCTTAATAATAAAAGACTGTATTATAGTAACTCTATAACACTGTAAACTGCAGTCTGTCTATAAAAACATCTTCACACACGGTCTTGTGTTGCAGCATTGAATGGCTGGCGAATCAACGGAAACACATTCAACggatcacacaaacacacacagacgcacaaacACACGCCAACACAGTGTGTGTCGCCCCTCCCCCCACCTCCGTCACACACTCACTGTCCTGTTGTTGTCGTCTGACTGGACAGTGGACACACTCAGTCACAGGATGGCCGCCGTGTCGCCGCCAACGCCTCAGACCTTCATCACCCTCCTCTTCGTCCTGTCAGGTGAGACACGCGCTGACATCATAACATGCACAGCTGACATCACAGCACGCACTCTGACATCACAGCACGCACTCTGACATCACAGCACGCACTGACATTCAGTCTGAAAGCCGCTTTCAGGATCTTTTAACTCCACGTGGAGTCGAGTTGTGACAactggaatgaaatttattttcCCGTTAAAAGTTTGTTATGTAgtcctgttgttttgtgtctcttcgcagttgttttgtgtgtttctatgaattttttttgcctctttgtggttgttatgtGTCTTTCTCTGAAGGTTTTTCTCTGTGCTTGTcttgtgcatctttgtggttgttttttgtctctttgtggtcgttttatgtttctttgtgggttgctgtgtgtctttgtagttgttttgtgtctctttgtgattgttgtgtgtctctttgtggttgttttgtgcctgtttctggttgttttgtgtctctgtggggtttttttgtgctgttgtgggtttttttgcctctttgtggcttttttgtgtctctttttggttgttttgtgtctgtttgtggttgttttgtgtctctttgtggttgttttgtgtttgtttgtggttgttttgtgtctctttgtggttgttttgtgccagtttgtggttgttttgtgtttgtttgtggttgttttgtgtctctttgtggttgttttgtgccagtttgtggttgtttagtgccagtttgtggttgttttgtgtctgtttgtggttgttttgtgtttgtttgtggtttttttgtgtctctttgtgtctctttgtggttgttttgtgccagtttgtggttgttttgtgtctgtttgtgtttgtttgtggttgttttgtgtctgtttgtggttgtttcgtgcctgtttgtggttgttttgtgtctgtttgtgtttgtttgtggttgttttgtgtctctctgtggttgttttgtgtctgtttgtggttgtttcgtgcctgtttgtggttgttttgtgtctgtttgtggttgttttgtgcctctttgtggttgttttgtgcctctttgtggttgttttgtgcccatttgtggttgttttgtgtttgtttgtggttgttttgtgactgtttgtggttgttttgtgtctgtttgtggttgttttgggtcttttgtggttgttttgtgcatctttgtggttgttttgtgtttatttgtggttgttttgtgcccgtttgtggttgttttgtgtttgtttgtgattgttttgtgcccgtttgtggttgttttgtgtttgtttgtggttgttttgtgtttatttgtgattgttttgtgcccgtctgtggttgttttgtgcccgtttgtggttgttttgtgtttgtttgtggttgttttgtgcctgtttgtggttgttttgtgtctgtttgtggttgttttgggtcttttgtggttgttttgtgcatctttgtgtgaTATGTGATTGTTTTACATCTCTGTAGCTGCTTTATGTCACTCTGTATTTATAGCTGGTTTACACCTACTTGCGTCTATACCTGTTTTCTGTCTGgacttgtgtgtgtctgttgagTTTATTAAGAAATGGGGCGTTAACagtttgtatgtctttgtgctgctgacagacacttttcttccatttccgtttcttttgtgtgtctgtttgctggctctttgtggtatttcttttgtctgtttgttgtctcTGGTTGTTTATTGTCTAGCTGTCGTTGTTCTTTGGCTCTTTGTTATTGTTCTGTGCATctttatgtgttgttttacaTCACTGCTGTCATCTCAGTCGCTTCATGTCTTAAATTTCATATTGAATTTGTGTCTCCTACGTGAATTGTCGAGGTAATTAAGAAACGGGGTGGGTGTCTTTGTGCTGCAGGCGGACACTTCTTGTCTGTTACCTCTTTTAAAGTCACAGAGGGCGGCGTGGCCTCCCTGTCCTGTCAGTACTCGGTGAAGCGTTTCGGCCTGAGTCGGGTCTGCTGGGGTCGCGGCTGTGGGACGTTCTGGTGCAGCAACATCCTGGTGCAGACGGACGAGAACGGCGTCATCTCCAAGGTCACAACACAGGGACACAACACAATGAAAAAGACACGCTAAAACATGCTAAAACAGCCATAGATGAGctacaacgagacacaaaacagcaaacagagagacacaaaatgattatgaagacacacaaaaaaaaaacaactataaggCAACTCACAACTGTCAAAGAAGCGACACAAagcaaatacaaaaagacacaatattatttacaaagaaacagaaTGATCACACCTCAGAAACAGTGATAAAAAAGCGGCACAAAGCAACTAAAGACAAATAAtcctacagacacacaaaatgatcataaagaaatgcaaaacagctataaagaaacacagaatgatCACAAACGCAGATAAATctacctcagagacacaaaacggtgaaaaaagcaacacaaagcaactagaaagagacacaatgtgtccacaaagacgcacaaagtgaccaaaaacagaaacaaagtgaTAATAAATGGctgcaaaaagaccacaaagagacaaacaacaatttATTCATGTTTGTTGTTGAGATTTGAGTTTTAAGTCCACCTTTAGTTGCTTCTCTTTTGGTAATTATCACTTATCTGGCTCCCGATCAAACCTCGACCGGTGCTGCAGGTGTCCGACCGCTACCGGCTGACGGGGGACGTCCTGGACGGACAGATGGACCTGGACATCCTGAACGTGAGGCGGACGGACAGCGGGCCGTACTGCTGCAGGGTCGACATCGACGGCATCTTCAACGACAAGAAGGTGATCATGAACCTGAGGGTGGTCAAAGGTGAGTGGGACCGCAGCTCACATGACAGGTGATCGTTGTTCGCCAAGTTTCACTATCCGAGAGTTTGTGCAGAAGTTTAAACACACCGTCCCCGATTCTACCGTCAGTGTTAAATTTATGTGTTTGgggatgttaaaataaaaagaaagacgtgcaaaacaagcacagaaacacacaaaacaaccacaaatggatgcaaagcaaacaaaac
This genomic stretch from Acanthochromis polyacanthus isolate Apoly-LR-REF ecotype Palm Island chromosome 17, KAUST_Apoly_ChrSc, whole genome shotgun sequence harbors:
- the LOC110965835 gene encoding uncharacterized protein LOC110965835; the encoded protein is MPMQERKNKRGHVEYFVSGRHLNLDDLKHEAQNVRNKYLPIENIPDYPQPEFHVAHLKHETDEEGLNGIKKDEGFKFPHSDSDNPHKFFLQWWSLAVSPEEVNSAETRFLQQKFSSLTEDQAAIHSSFFFKFTTSPAFSECSRLGSYRFTCPLEEVLDAYRQQFCSGDQPVMRLYETVLHPKEVQHTVLVHSPANQEDFSEYPLLTDDPNAICVYKDGRFIWRPYAICSEHRHKLICKSKTKEMDVQQLTWKDKVYYIWDNVAIALHVGEQVLRFDTDQLRKNLKFCDKNYPAIVPTGRFNNFEEAKIAVGRLWPDCDFPLEKESSLEQRFTVQNLRLVLVGRSGSRKSSSGNIILGRDAFSAGNAQCCLQTEKVFSWELTVVDTPGLSETPDTQTEILKCIDMSAPGPHAILLVIKVETLDNEGEDIVRQMEKIFGENVWRHTFVVLTFEDGAERDGNILNETKTKVGKILDWEVGERYYVLNNKQQVWDLLDELATMVFENREKFYSVQNRVSKRKITDVDGAITD
- the timd4 gene encoding T-cell immunoglobulin and mucin domain-containing protein 4, with product MAAVSPPTPQTFITLLFVLSGGHFLSVTSFKVTEGGVASLSCQYSVKRFGLSRVCWGRGCGTFWCSNILVQTDENGVISKVSDRYRLTGDVLDGQMDLDILNVRRTDSGPYCCRVDIDGIFNDKKVIMNLRVVKAPATSPPRTTTSATAPTDQATEPPASTVNWKTLLSSQLELLRKNSTLLRSDAVAVEDSLPSLSLQINVPILSLSVSVLMILAAVFLFLAFKRGVYRRALKSGCFSSEEPPHIIYEIRMRRPVQENIYTLD